A single window of Hyla sarda isolate aHylSar1 chromosome 2, aHylSar1.hap1, whole genome shotgun sequence DNA harbors:
- the TSKU gene encoding tsukushi isoform X1, whose protein sequence is MRAASGEDEPGPAQLSAGITMGLSLWHVVLFLTSIVAGSKPCSPGCSCDIETFGLFDSFSLTKVDCSGVGSHIVPVSLPLDTSYLDLSSNKLEHVNESVLSGPGYTTLVNLNLSYNQIVRISSTTFSKLRYLESLDLSHNRLEALPDHSFFYSPLVELDLSFNKLVEVKIGAFTSQNNGKAINIDLSNNLISTLLKGPDNVLPNIRSLDLSENKLRSVQGLQGIPLQSLNLDRNPISKIGEHDFLGLKSLTHLSLSSVPNLKEIAPRSFRELPSLQVVDLSNNPNLVSLTEEVFYGLRSLQVLNLLNSGVSSLPKDTLHQLPAMKSITWGDNIHCIKTMKEDQFHHQNGLVRREVLVCRNDRGAVSAQDVL, encoded by the coding sequence GTATAACCATGGGGCTCTCTCTTTGGCACGTCGTACTATTCCTCACCAGCATCGTTGCTGGGAGCAAGCCTTGTTCCCCGGGATGTTCCTGTGACATTGAAACGTTTGGATTGTTTGACAGCTTCAGCCTGACCAAAGTGGATTGTAGTGGGGTTGGCTCCCACATTGTCCCGGTATCTCTCCCGCTGGACACTTCTTACCTGGATCTCTCCTCCAACAAACTGGAACATGTCAACGAGTCTGTGCTGTCCGGACCCGGGTACACCACATTGGTCAACCTAAACTTGAGTTACAACCAAATAGTCAGAATTTCTTCTACAACGTTCTCCAAATTAAGATACTTGGAGTCTTTAGATCTGAGCCACAACCGGTTGGAGGCCCTTCCGGACCATAGCTTTTTTTACTCTCCCCTTGTGGAGCTCGACCTTAGTTTTAACAAACTGGTGGAGGTCAAGATCGGAGCGTTCACCTCCCAAAATAACGGGAAAGCCATAAATATCGACCTGTCCAACAATTTGATCAGTACTCTGTTGAAGGGGCCGGATAATGTTCTGCCAAATATTCGGAGCTTGGATTTGTCGGAAAATAAGCTTCGTTCTGTCCAGGGGCTTCAAGGAATCCCTTTACAGTCTCTGAACCTGGATAGAAACCCAATTTCTAAAATTGGAGAACATGACTTTTTGGGGCTTAAGAGTCTAACCCATTTATCGTTAAGTAGTGTGCCGAATTTGAAAGAGATCGCCCCTCGTAGCTTTAGAGAATTGCCGTCTCTCCAAGTTGTTGACCTGTCGAATAATCCCAACCTGGTATCTCTGACCGAGGAGGTCTTCTATGGGTTGAGATCCTTACAAGTGCTGAACTTGTTGAATTCGGGGGTGTCGTCCTTACCCAAGGATACTCTCCACCAATTACCAGCCATGAAAAGCATCACCTGGGGAGACAATATCCATTGTATAAAGACAATGAAGGAAGATCAGTTCCACCACCAGAACGGCCTGGTCCGGAGAGAAGTTCTGGTGTGCCGTAATGACCGCGGTGCTGTATCAGCACAGGATGTTTTgtaa
- the TSKU gene encoding tsukushi isoform X2 → MGLSLWHVVLFLTSIVAGSKPCSPGCSCDIETFGLFDSFSLTKVDCSGVGSHIVPVSLPLDTSYLDLSSNKLEHVNESVLSGPGYTTLVNLNLSYNQIVRISSTTFSKLRYLESLDLSHNRLEALPDHSFFYSPLVELDLSFNKLVEVKIGAFTSQNNGKAINIDLSNNLISTLLKGPDNVLPNIRSLDLSENKLRSVQGLQGIPLQSLNLDRNPISKIGEHDFLGLKSLTHLSLSSVPNLKEIAPRSFRELPSLQVVDLSNNPNLVSLTEEVFYGLRSLQVLNLLNSGVSSLPKDTLHQLPAMKSITWGDNIHCIKTMKEDQFHHQNGLVRREVLVCRNDRGAVSAQDVL, encoded by the coding sequence ATGGGGCTCTCTCTTTGGCACGTCGTACTATTCCTCACCAGCATCGTTGCTGGGAGCAAGCCTTGTTCCCCGGGATGTTCCTGTGACATTGAAACGTTTGGATTGTTTGACAGCTTCAGCCTGACCAAAGTGGATTGTAGTGGGGTTGGCTCCCACATTGTCCCGGTATCTCTCCCGCTGGACACTTCTTACCTGGATCTCTCCTCCAACAAACTGGAACATGTCAACGAGTCTGTGCTGTCCGGACCCGGGTACACCACATTGGTCAACCTAAACTTGAGTTACAACCAAATAGTCAGAATTTCTTCTACAACGTTCTCCAAATTAAGATACTTGGAGTCTTTAGATCTGAGCCACAACCGGTTGGAGGCCCTTCCGGACCATAGCTTTTTTTACTCTCCCCTTGTGGAGCTCGACCTTAGTTTTAACAAACTGGTGGAGGTCAAGATCGGAGCGTTCACCTCCCAAAATAACGGGAAAGCCATAAATATCGACCTGTCCAACAATTTGATCAGTACTCTGTTGAAGGGGCCGGATAATGTTCTGCCAAATATTCGGAGCTTGGATTTGTCGGAAAATAAGCTTCGTTCTGTCCAGGGGCTTCAAGGAATCCCTTTACAGTCTCTGAACCTGGATAGAAACCCAATTTCTAAAATTGGAGAACATGACTTTTTGGGGCTTAAGAGTCTAACCCATTTATCGTTAAGTAGTGTGCCGAATTTGAAAGAGATCGCCCCTCGTAGCTTTAGAGAATTGCCGTCTCTCCAAGTTGTTGACCTGTCGAATAATCCCAACCTGGTATCTCTGACCGAGGAGGTCTTCTATGGGTTGAGATCCTTACAAGTGCTGAACTTGTTGAATTCGGGGGTGTCGTCCTTACCCAAGGATACTCTCCACCAATTACCAGCCATGAAAAGCATCACCTGGGGAGACAATATCCATTGTATAAAGACAATGAAGGAAGATCAGTTCCACCACCAGAACGGCCTGGTCCGGAGAGAAGTTCTGGTGTGCCGTAATGACCGCGGTGCTGTATCAGCACAGGATGTTTTgtaa